One window of the Desulfuromonas acetoxidans DSM 684 genome contains the following:
- a CDS encoding PEP/pyruvate-binding domain-containing protein has product MDSALRVTSGYDSLDQILDGLRIGDNVVWEVDSIDDYRYFIGPYVDHALKENRRVIYMRFGEHEPLLGASPHIRVCSIDPRQGFEHFATRIHEILRDEGTGAFYVFDCLSELLSAWTTDHMVGNFFWVTCPYLFELDTVAYFALIRHSHSFETLDRIRQTTQVLVDVYQADGHFYVHPRKVWQRHSPTMFLPHRKHGDRFIPITNSWEATKLLRTHGRREGYGTRYLDHWHQLFLEAERLDREQAEPREQLTMIRHICRHMIGRDERVLALAERYFSLSDLINIRSRIIGTGFIGGKAVGMLLANHILSKELSFTWRDALEPHDSFYVGSNVYYSYIVHNGWWKLFMEQKNTDGYFSAAETLRECMMQGVFPESIREGFRRMLEYFGQYPIIVRSSSLLEDGFGNAFAGKYDSFFRTNQGTPEERLEMFEDAVRRIFASAMSEEALAYRLQRGLDQSDEQMALLVQRVSGSYHERYYFPELAGVGVSYNSFVWDRDMEPTAGMLRLVLGLGTRAVDRVDGDYPCIVALDAPMKRPVKGVEDVRKFSQRDVDVLNVEENALQTVSTLRLSGALPEMPWSLYGVRDTETSSLIRSRTRQKEDVWLLTFERFLAQTDFCAMMQNALKTLENAYDYPVDIEFTASVDTQQTIRLCVVQCRPLQTKGIQTLGQLPTDLDDEQVIFRNEGNFMGGNVAHQLSWIIWVEPDEYARLGHADKFEVARLIGRLNKRIADRQDNKTMLLGPGRWGTSTPSLGVPIAFNEINNMTIVGEVAFESGGMMPELSYGSHFFQDLVESEIFYLALYPERRDCQFNRQRLLNFHNVFEGLMPASSRFKKVVKVLQVEDAGLYVRSDVVSQQLVCYSENGDYAELPV; this is encoded by the coding sequence ATGGATTCAGCATTACGCGTCACCTCCGGCTACGACAGCCTCGACCAGATTCTCGACGGACTCCGCATCGGCGACAACGTGGTGTGGGAAGTTGACAGCATCGATGACTACCGCTATTTCATCGGACCCTATGTCGACCATGCCCTCAAAGAGAATCGACGGGTGATCTACATGCGCTTCGGTGAGCACGAGCCGCTGCTCGGGGCGTCACCCCACATTCGGGTGTGCTCCATCGATCCACGCCAGGGCTTTGAACATTTCGCCACCCGCATCCATGAAATCCTCCGCGACGAAGGCACCGGCGCTTTTTACGTTTTCGATTGCCTGTCGGAACTGCTTTCCGCCTGGACCACCGACCACATGGTCGGCAACTTTTTCTGGGTCACCTGCCCGTATCTGTTCGAGCTGGATACCGTGGCTTATTTTGCCCTGATCCGCCATAGTCACTCGTTTGAAACCCTCGACCGCATCCGTCAGACCACCCAGGTGCTGGTCGATGTCTACCAGGCCGATGGACATTTCTACGTCCACCCACGCAAGGTTTGGCAACGCCACTCGCCGACCATGTTCCTGCCGCATCGCAAACACGGTGACCGCTTCATTCCCATCACCAACAGTTGGGAAGCAACTAAGCTGCTACGTACCCATGGTCGTCGTGAGGGGTACGGTACCCGCTATCTCGATCACTGGCATCAGTTGTTTCTCGAAGCCGAACGCCTGGATCGCGAACAGGCTGAACCGCGCGAACAACTGACCATGATTCGTCATATTTGCCGTCATATGATTGGCCGCGATGAACGCGTGCTGGCGCTCGCCGAACGCTATTTCTCCTTGTCTGATCTCATCAACATTCGTTCGCGTATCATCGGTACCGGCTTTATCGGCGGCAAGGCCGTCGGTATGTTGCTCGCTAACCATATCCTCAGTAAAGAATTGTCGTTTACCTGGCGCGATGCTCTGGAACCTCATGATTCCTTTTATGTGGGTTCCAACGTCTACTACAGCTACATCGTCCACAATGGCTGGTGGAAATTGTTCATGGAGCAAAAAAACACTGATGGCTATTTTTCCGCTGCTGAGACGTTACGCGAGTGCATGATGCAGGGCGTGTTTCCTGAATCGATCCGCGAAGGGTTCCGGCGCATGCTGGAATATTTTGGACAATACCCGATTATCGTCCGTTCCAGTTCCTTACTGGAAGACGGTTTCGGCAATGCCTTTGCCGGAAAATACGATAGTTTTTTCCGCACCAACCAGGGTACCCCGGAAGAGCGGCTGGAGATGTTTGAGGATGCGGTGCGGCGGATTTTTGCCAGTGCCATGAGCGAAGAGGCGCTGGCCTATCGCCTGCAGCGCGGACTCGATCAGAGCGACGAGCAGATGGCGTTGCTGGTGCAGCGGGTGTCCGGCAGCTACCATGAGCGCTATTACTTTCCGGAACTGGCCGGGGTCGGCGTGTCGTACAACAGTTTTGTCTGGGATCGTGACATGGAACCCACCGCCGGGATGTTGCGCCTGGTTCTCGGTCTGGGAACCCGTGCCGTCGATCGGGTTGATGGTGACTATCCGTGCATTGTCGCTCTGGATGCGCCAATGAAGCGCCCGGTCAAAGGCGTGGAAGACGTGCGCAAGTTTTCCCAGCGTGATGTCGATGTGCTCAATGTTGAGGAAAACGCGCTGCAGACAGTGTCTACCCTGCGCCTTTCCGGGGCATTACCTGAAATGCCATGGTCTCTGTATGGTGTGCGCGATACTGAAACCAGCAGCCTTATCCGCAGTCGCACCCGGCAAAAAGAGGATGTCTGGCTGCTCACCTTTGAGCGGTTTCTGGCGCAGACCGATTTTTGCGCCATGATGCAGAACGCCTTGAAAACACTGGAAAATGCCTACGATTATCCGGTGGATATTGAATTTACTGCCAGTGTTGATACCCAGCAGACCATCCGTTTGTGCGTGGTGCAGTGCCGTCCGTTGCAGACCAAGGGCATTCAGACTCTGGGTCAGTTGCCGACCGATCTCGATGACGAGCAAGTGATCTTTCGTAACGAGGGCAATTTTATGGGTGGCAATGTTGCCCACCAATTGAGCTGGATTATCTGGGTCGAGCCTGATGAATATGCCCGTCTCGGCCATGCGGATAAATTTGAGGTGGCCCGCCTTATTGGCCGCCTCAACAAGCGCATTGCCGATCGACAGGACAACAAAACCATGCTGCTCGGACCAGGACGCTGGGGGACATCAACACCGAGTCTCGGCGTGCCAATTGCCTTCAACGAAATTAACAACATGACCATTGTTGGCGAAGTGGCCTTTGAAAGCGGCGGCATGATGCCGGAGCTATCCTACGGCTCCCACTTTTTCCAGGATCTGGTCGAGAGCGAGATCTTTTATCTGGCGCTTTATCCGGAGCGCCGCGATTGCCAGTTTAACCGTCAGCGATTATTGAACTTCCACAATGTGTTTGAAGGTTTAATGCCGGCCAGCAGTCGGTTTAAAAAGGTGGTGAAGGTGCTGCAGGTGGAGGATGCCGGACTGTATGTCCGTTCTGATGTGGTCAGTCAGCAACTGGTGTGCTACAGCGAAAACGGCGATTATGCTGAATTGCCGGTTTAG